In Myxococcota bacterium, one genomic interval encodes:
- a CDS encoding Glu/Leu/Phe/Val dehydrogenase yields the protein MDETADRTATAPNPPAEWASGMHDLAVAQLDRTAGRMQLDDNIWERLRSPQRALVVSFPFRRDNYDTVETVYGYRVQHLLTMGPTKGGLRYDLDVGLGQVTALAMWMTWKCGLMGLPFGGAKGGVRINPRDLSRTELQRITRRYTSEIIDMIGPDRDIPAPDLGTDQQTMAWILDTYSQQKGHAVPGVVTGKPIEVGGSHGRAEATGRGVVSCVVETCRALSIPLEGARVVIQGFGQVGRAAARIAWHLGATIIGISDVKGGLVREAGLDIEQVERWVEEHQYLEGFPGAEPIDNDALLELPCEILIPAAVQNQITEQNADRLRCRAVVEAANGPTSLEAEAILNARGVMMVPDILANAGGVTVSYFEWVQGVQQFFWSEEEVNDRLITLMQRAFHSVLERSKSEGVDLRTAAMMLGIGRVAEAKRRRGVFP from the coding sequence ATGGACGAGACGGCAGACCGCACGGCGACGGCACCCAACCCCCCGGCGGAATGGGCCTCGGGCATGCACGACCTCGCGGTCGCCCAGCTCGATCGCACCGCGGGGCGCATGCAGCTCGACGACAACATCTGGGAGCGACTGCGCTCGCCCCAGCGAGCCCTGGTCGTCTCGTTCCCGTTCCGACGCGACAACTACGACACCGTCGAGACGGTGTACGGGTACCGGGTGCAACACCTGCTCACCATGGGTCCGACGAAGGGAGGTCTTCGGTACGACCTCGACGTCGGACTCGGGCAGGTCACGGCACTTGCCATGTGGATGACCTGGAAGTGTGGCCTGATGGGGCTGCCCTTCGGCGGGGCGAAGGGCGGGGTGCGCATCAATCCGCGCGATCTCTCGCGGACCGAGCTCCAGCGCATCACGCGTCGCTACACGTCCGAGATCATCGACATGATCGGTCCCGATCGCGACATCCCCGCCCCGGACCTCGGCACCGACCAGCAGACGATGGCGTGGATCCTCGACACCTACTCCCAACAGAAAGGGCACGCGGTGCCGGGCGTCGTGACCGGCAAGCCCATCGAGGTGGGGGGCTCCCATGGGCGAGCCGAGGCGACGGGCCGAGGGGTCGTGAGCTGCGTGGTCGAGACGTGTCGAGCGCTCTCGATTCCGCTCGAGGGTGCACGGGTGGTGATCCAGGGGTTCGGCCAGGTCGGACGCGCCGCCGCTCGCATCGCGTGGCACCTCGGCGCAACCATCATCGGGATCTCCGACGTCAAAGGGGGTCTGGTTCGCGAGGCGGGTCTGGACATCGAGCAAGTGGAACGCTGGGTGGAAGAGCACCAGTACCTGGAGGGCTTCCCGGGCGCAGAGCCGATCGACAACGACGCGCTGCTCGAGCTGCCGTGCGAGATCCTGATCCCCGCCGCCGTGCAGAACCAGATCACCGAACAGAACGCCGACCGGCTGCGGTGTCGGGCCGTCGTCGAAGCCGCGAATGGCCCGACGAGTCTCGAAGCCGAAGCCATCCTGAACGCACGCGGCGTGATGATGGTGCCCGACATCCTCGCCAACGCCGGCGGTGTCACGGTTTCCTACTTCGAATGGGTTCAGGGGGTGCAGCAGTTCTTCTGGAGCGAGGAGGAGGTGAACGACCGCCTGATCACGCTCATGCAGCGCGCCTTCCACAGCGTGTTGGAGCGATCGAAGAGCGAAGGGGTCGATCTGCGCACGGCCGCCATGATGCTCGGCATTGGCAGGGTGGCCGAGGCGAAACGCCGGCGCGGCGTGTTCCCGTGA
- a CDS encoding cytidine deaminase, with product MQFDDPRAAGALEDAEHARQRAYAPYSRFKMGAAVVTERNEVVPGALVENVSLGLAMCAERTALFSVVAQGLGRPEVLALAAPRTSGELTWPCGACLQVGLELGGRDLLILVSDGKGTSAQARLHELAVQLPFKGAR from the coding sequence ATGCAATTCGACGATCCGCGCGCAGCCGGAGCACTCGAGGACGCCGAGCACGCACGCCAGCGTGCCTACGCACCCTATTCGCGCTTCAAGATGGGCGCCGCGGTGGTGACCGAGCGGAACGAGGTCGTTCCCGGGGCCCTGGTCGAGAACGTGTCGCTCGGGCTCGCCATGTGCGCGGAGCGGACCGCGTTGTTCTCGGTCGTCGCGCAGGGGCTCGGCCGGCCGGAGGTCTTGGCGCTGGCGGCGCCCCGCACCTCGGGCGAACTCACCTGGCCCTGCGGCGCGTGTCTCCAGGTGGGCCTCGAGCTCGGCGGTCGAGACCTGCTCATTCTCGTTTCGGATGGCAAGGGAACCTCGGCGCAGGCCCGGCTCCACGAGCTGGCCGTGCAGTTGCCCTTCAAGGGAGCGCGCTAG